A single genomic interval of Paracoccus contaminans harbors:
- a CDS encoding F0F1 ATP synthase subunit B: MIARLIAALAMLGATPALAASGPFFSLRNTDFVVTLAFLLFVGILLYFRVPAAVGKLLDKRAEGIKADVAEARRLRDEAQDIYASYERRQREVRTQADEIVANARKEAMAQADKAKLDLEKSIERRLAAAQDQIASAESEAVRVVRDRAVQVAIAAASEVLARQLGPQERSAGIDRAIDDVARHLN, encoded by the coding sequence ATGATCGCCCGTCTGATCGCCGCCCTGGCCATGCTGGGGGCAACCCCCGCGCTGGCCGCTTCGGGTCCGTTCTTCTCGCTGCGGAACACCGATTTTGTCGTGACGCTGGCATTCCTGCTGTTCGTCGGCATCCTGCTGTATTTCCGCGTCCCGGCGGCGGTCGGCAAGCTGCTGGACAAGCGCGCCGAGGGCATCAAGGCCGATGTGGCCGAGGCGCGCCGCCTGCGCGACGAGGCGCAGGACATCTATGCCAGCTATGAACGCCGCCAGCGCGAGGTGCGCACGCAGGCAGACGAGATCGTGGCAAATGCCCGCAAGGAGGCTATGGCCCAGGCCGACAAGGCCAAGCTTGACCTGGAAAAATCCATCGAACGGCGGCTTGCCGCCGCGCAGGACCAGATCGCATCGGCCGAGAGCGAGGCTGTTCGCGTGGTCCGCGACCGTGCGGTGCAGGTGGCCATTGCCGCCGCGTCCGAGGTGCTGGCCCGGCAGCTTGGCCCGCAGGAGCGTAGTGCCGGCATCGACCGCGCCATCGACGATGTTGCCCGCCATCTGAACTGA
- a CDS encoding OmpA family protein — translation MKRSASLAAALAGIATLGACVSPTGEPVQLSRAQQGVIGGAAIGALYGATRDSDGRAKGRDAIKGAIVGGAAGGLIGSALDAQARALQSQMTTPGVQVVNTGQTLNVTLPEGVLFATDSATVSGPAQNDLYALARNLQQYPDSTVQVTGYTDSTGRAEYNLDLSQRRARSVAAILTAGGVAANRVATLGRGEAEPVASNDTLAGRAQNRRVEIVIRPNR, via the coding sequence ATGAAACGATCCGCCTCACTCGCCGCAGCCCTGGCCGGTATCGCCACGCTCGGCGCCTGCGTCAGCCCGACCGGAGAGCCGGTGCAGCTCAGCCGTGCGCAGCAGGGCGTCATCGGCGGCGCGGCCATCGGCGCGCTGTATGGCGCAACCCGCGACAGCGACGGGCGCGCCAAGGGGCGCGATGCGATCAAGGGCGCGATCGTGGGGGGCGCAGCCGGCGGGCTGATCGGATCGGCGCTGGATGCGCAGGCGCGGGCATTGCAATCGCAGATGACCACGCCCGGCGTGCAGGTCGTCAACACCGGACAGACGCTGAACGTGACGCTGCCCGAAGGTGTCCTGTTCGCCACCGACAGCGCCACCGTATCCGGCCCGGCCCAGAACGACCTTTACGCGCTGGCGCGGAACCTGCAGCAATATCCCGACTCGACCGTCCAGGTGACCGGATACACCGATTCGACCGGCCGGGCCGAATACAACCTCGATCTGTCGCAGCGCAGGGCCCGTTCCGTGGCGGCGATCCTCACGGCAGGCGGCGTCGCGGCCAACCGCGTGGCGACGCTGGGCCGGGGCGAAGCCGAACCCGTCGCATCGAACGATACGCTCGCGGGCCGGGCGCAGAACCGCCGGGTCGAGATCGTGATCCGCCCCAACCGCTAG
- the nth gene encoding endonuclease III: MPPPLPFDAQLAVFSRLREANPHPATELQYRDAFTLLVAVALSAQATDASVNKATPALFAAAPTPAAMVALGLEGITAHIRSIGLYRQKARNVLALSQRLIDVFGGAVPSSRAALMTLPGVGRKTANVVLNNVWRIPAQAVDTHIFRVGNRTRIAPGRDEAEVERAIEDNVPAAFQQEAHNWLILHGRHICQARRPRCPICPIRELCPHEPKTVDP; encoded by the coding sequence CTGCCGCCCCCATTGCCCTTTGACGCGCAGCTTGCCGTCTTTTCGCGCCTGCGCGAGGCCAATCCCCATCCCGCGACGGAACTGCAGTATCGCGACGCCTTCACGCTGCTGGTGGCGGTGGCGCTGTCGGCGCAGGCGACCGATGCCAGCGTGAACAAGGCTACCCCGGCGCTGTTCGCGGCGGCGCCCACGCCCGCGGCGATGGTCGCGCTGGGGCTAGAGGGGATCACCGCCCATATCCGCAGCATCGGCCTTTACCGGCAGAAGGCCAGGAACGTGCTGGCGCTGTCGCAGCGGCTGATCGATGTGTTCGGGGGGGCGGTGCCATCCTCGCGCGCGGCGCTGATGACCTTGCCGGGGGTGGGGCGCAAGACGGCGAATGTGGTGCTGAACAATGTCTGGCGCATCCCCGCCCAGGCAGTGGACACCCACATCTTTCGCGTCGGCAACCGGACGCGCATCGCGCCCGGCCGTGACGAGGCCGAGGTCGAGCGCGCCATCGAGGACAATGTCCCCGCCGCTTTCCAGCAGGAGGCGCATAACTGGCTGATCCTGCATGGCCGCCACATCTGCCAAGCGCGCCGGCCGCGCTGTCCGATCTGCCCGATCCGCGAGCTTTGCCCCCATGAGCCCAAGACCGTGGACCCGTGA
- a CDS encoding adenosine kinase has protein sequence MAHQVIGIGNAIMDVIASVTDDALERLGVRKGIMQLIDRERSDALTAAAGASGQGPRLVPGGSVANTLAGLGRLGLTTAFIGRVADDDLGRSYAQGMAADGTDFVNPPVPGGSLPTSRSIIHVTPDGERSMNTYLGISAELGPAEVDPSLFSGGTWLFLEGYLFDKDQGKAAFLKAAQACHAAGGQAGIALSDPFCVDRHRGDFRRLLSGPMDYVIGNEHEWQSLFQTEDLAEALQRASALCGTVICTRSGEDAILIRGTERAVVPVRRITPVDATGAGDQFAAGLIHGLVTGRPLAVAGRMGCIAAAEVIGHVGARPEADVMALFRAEGLD, from the coding sequence ATGGCCCATCAGGTGATCGGCATCGGCAATGCGATCATGGACGTGATCGCCAGCGTCACGGATGACGCGCTTGAACGGCTTGGCGTGCGCAAGGGGATCATGCAGCTGATCGACCGCGAACGCTCGGATGCGCTGACCGCGGCGGCCGGGGCATCGGGGCAGGGGCCGCGCCTCGTGCCCGGCGGATCGGTGGCCAACACGCTGGCCGGGCTGGGGCGGCTGGGCCTGACCACCGCCTTCATCGGCCGGGTGGCCGACGACGATCTGGGCCGCAGCTATGCACAGGGCATGGCGGCGGACGGGACAGACTTTGTGAACCCGCCGGTGCCGGGGGGCAGCCTGCCGACCTCGCGCTCGATCATCCATGTCACGCCCGATGGCGAACGGTCGATGAACACCTATCTGGGCATCTCGGCCGAGCTTGGCCCGGCGGAGGTGGACCCGTCGCTGTTTTCAGGCGGCACCTGGCTGTTCCTCGAAGGATATCTGTTCGACAAGGATCAGGGCAAGGCCGCCTTTCTCAAGGCGGCGCAGGCCTGTCACGCGGCGGGGGGGCAGGCGGGCATCGCGCTGTCCGATCCCTTCTGCGTCGATCGCCACCGCGGCGATTTCCGGCGCCTGCTGTCAGGGCCGATGGATTACGTGATCGGCAACGAACATGAATGGCAGTCGCTGTTCCAGACCGAGGACCTGGCAGAGGCGCTGCAACGCGCCTCTGCCCTGTGCGGGACGGTGATCTGCACCCGGTCGGGCGAGGACGCGATCCTGATCCGGGGGACGGAACGGGCGGTGGTGCCGGTGCGGCGCATCACCCCGGTCGATGCCACGGGCGCGGGCGATCAGTTCGCCGCCGGGCTGATCCATGGCCTTGTCACCGGGCGGCCGCTGGCGGTGGCGGGGCGGATGGGCTGCATCGCGGCGGCCGAGGTGATCGGCCATGTCGGCGCCCGGCCAGAGGCGGATGTGATGGCGCTGTTCCGCGCCGAGGGGCTGGACTGA
- a CDS encoding 3-hydroxyacyl-CoA dehydrogenase NAD-binding domain-containing protein yields MTDFTMQRDAEGVATITWDVPGKSMNVLSLDGAAELDGLLDDALADPAVKAIVITSGKADFAAGMDLNVLARMKEGGAQAVLDGVMSLHRLLRKIERAGMDPRTLKGGKPIAAALPGTALGIGLELPLACHRIFAADNPKARIGLPEIMVGIFPGAGGTTRLVRKMGAMAAAPLLLEGKLNEPAKAKAAGVIDEVVADPLAAAREWVLQASDADLVKPWDARGYKMPGGAPYHPAGFMTFVGASAMVMGRTMGVYPAARALLSAVYEGAQVDFDTALRIEARWFTNVLMNPSSGNMIRSLFISKEALEKGANRPDVPDEKVRKVGILGAGMMGAGIAHVSAQAGIEVVLIDATQEAADRGKAHSAGLLDKGIARRKLTEEKKAEVLARIHATTDYAALEGCDLIVEAVFEDPGVKAEVTARAEAVIPAEAIFATNTSTLPISDLARASARPGQFIGIHFFSPVDRMNLVEIIRGKQTGERAVAKALDFVRQIRKTPIVVNDARFFYANRCIIPYINEGIRMVGEGVNPTLIENAAKMMGMPLGPLQLVDETSIDLAVKIAKATRAAMGDAYPDTAVDAVIFGLADQGRMGRKAKAGFYDYDEAGKRGALWSGIGQQWPRADDQPELTEVQHRLMFVQALEAVRALEQGVLTDIREGDVGAILGWGFAPWTGGPFGWLDMLGAEQAVRIAEGLAARHGERFAPPALLRQMADRGDSFYGRFGGAQKAA; encoded by the coding sequence ATGACCGACTTCACCATGCAGAGGGACGCCGAGGGCGTCGCCACGATCACCTGGGATGTGCCGGGCAAGTCGATGAACGTGCTGTCGCTGGACGGCGCGGCCGAACTAGACGGGCTGCTGGACGACGCGCTGGCCGATCCGGCCGTCAAGGCCATCGTCATCACCAGCGGCAAGGCGGATTTCGCCGCCGGGATGGACCTGAACGTGCTGGCCCGGATGAAGGAGGGCGGCGCACAGGCGGTCCTTGACGGGGTGATGTCGCTGCACCGCCTGCTGCGCAAGATCGAACGCGCGGGGATGGACCCCAGGACGCTCAAGGGCGGCAAGCCGATCGCCGCCGCCCTGCCCGGCACGGCGCTGGGCATCGGGCTGGAGCTGCCGCTGGCCTGCCACCGCATCTTTGCGGCCGACAACCCCAAGGCCAGGATCGGCCTGCCCGAGATCATGGTCGGCATCTTTCCGGGCGCGGGCGGCACCACGCGCCTGGTGCGCAAGATGGGCGCGATGGCCGCCGCGCCCCTGCTGCTGGAAGGCAAGCTGAACGAGCCGGCCAAGGCCAAGGCAGCGGGGGTCATCGACGAGGTCGTGGCCGACCCCCTCGCCGCTGCGCGCGAATGGGTGCTGCAGGCGAGCGACGCCGATCTGGTGAAGCCATGGGATGCCAGGGGCTACAAGATGCCGGGCGGCGCGCCCTATCACCCGGCGGGCTTCATGACCTTCGTGGGCGCCAGCGCCATGGTCATGGGCAGGACGATGGGTGTCTATCCCGCCGCCCGTGCCCTGCTGTCGGCAGTCTATGAAGGCGCGCAGGTCGATTTCGACACGGCGCTGCGGATCGAGGCGCGCTGGTTCACGAATGTCCTGATGAATCCGTCCTCGGGCAACATGATCCGGTCGCTGTTCATCAGCAAGGAGGCGCTGGAGAAGGGCGCCAACCGCCCGGACGTGCCGGATGAAAAGGTCCGCAAGGTGGGCATCCTGGGCGCCGGGATGATGGGCGCGGGCATCGCCCATGTGTCGGCCCAGGCAGGCATCGAGGTGGTGCTGATCGATGCGACGCAAGAGGCGGCGGATCGGGGCAAGGCGCATTCGGCCGGGCTGCTGGACAAGGGCATCGCCCGCCGGAAGCTGACCGAGGAGAAGAAGGCCGAGGTTCTGGCCCGCATCCATGCCACCACCGATTATGCCGCGCTGGAGGGCTGCGACCTGATCGTCGAGGCGGTGTTCGAGGATCCCGGCGTCAAGGCCGAGGTGACGGCCAGGGCCGAGGCGGTGATCCCGGCAGAGGCGATCTTTGCCACCAACACCTCGACCCTGCCGATCAGCGATCTGGCACGGGCCAGCGCGCGGCCCGGACAGTTCATCGGCATCCACTTCTTCAGCCCCGTGGACAGGATGAACCTGGTCGAGATCATCCGCGGCAAGCAGACGGGCGAGCGGGCGGTGGCCAAGGCGCTGGATTTCGTGCGCCAGATCCGCAAGACGCCCATCGTCGTCAACGATGCCCGCTTCTTCTACGCCAACCGCTGCATCATCCCCTATATCAACGAAGGCATCCGCATGGTCGGCGAAGGGGTGAACCCGACGCTGATCGAGAATGCGGCCAAGATGATGGGCATGCCGCTTGGCCCGCTGCAGCTGGTGGATGAAACCTCGATCGACCTTGCGGTCAAGATCGCCAAGGCGACGCGCGCCGCGATGGGCGACGCCTATCCCGACACCGCGGTTGACGCGGTGATCTTCGGGCTGGCCGATCAGGGCCGCATGGGGCGCAAGGCCAAGGCGGGCTTTTACGACTATGACGAGGCCGGCAAGCGTGGGGCCCTGTGGTCCGGGATCGGCCAGCAATGGCCGCGCGCAGACGACCAGCCGGAACTGACCGAGGTTCAGCACCGGCTGATGTTCGTGCAGGCGCTCGAGGCGGTGCGCGCGCTGGAACAGGGCGTTCTGACCGACATCCGCGAAGGCGATGTCGGCGCGATCCTCGGCTGGGGCTTTGCGCCCTGGACGGGGGGGCCTTTCGGCTGGCTGGACATGCTGGGCGCCGAACAGGCGGTGCGGATCGCCGAGGGGCTGGCCGCGCGCCATGGCGAGCGTTTTGCCCCGCCCGCGCTGCTGCGCCAGATGGCGGATCGGGGGGACAGCTTCTATGGCCGCTTCGGCGGCGCGCAGAAGGCGGCCTGA
- a CDS encoding cupin domain-containing protein, which yields MPKLDPNAAPVRTGSIYPEPYASQMAGRSSLRLGELAGLTQFGVNIVTLQPGAPASLRHWHLSEDEFAMVLEGDLVLVENEGETPMRPGDCAAWKAGVPNGHCFVNRSGRPARFLIVGTKAAREVATYADVDMVLHTDDGQRRLTYRDGSEWTGPRDLDPKEAAR from the coding sequence ATGCCGAAGCTCGATCCGAACGCCGCGCCGGTCAGGACCGGCTCGATCTATCCCGAGCCCTATGCCAGCCAGATGGCCGGGCGCTCGTCCCTGCGGCTGGGCGAGCTGGCGGGGCTGACGCAGTTCGGCGTCAACATCGTCACGCTGCAGCCCGGCGCCCCGGCCAGCCTGCGCCATTGGCATCTGAGCGAGGACGAGTTCGCCATGGTGCTCGAAGGCGATCTGGTCCTGGTCGAGAACGAGGGCGAAACCCCGATGCGCCCCGGCGATTGTGCCGCGTGGAAGGCGGGCGTGCCAAACGGGCATTGTTTCGTCAACCGCTCCGGCCGCCCGGCGCGCTTTCTGATCGTCGGCACGAAGGCGGCGCGCGAGGTTGCGACCTATGCCGACGTGGACATGGTTCTTCATACCGATGACGGCCAGCGCCGCCTGACTTACCGCGACGGGAGCGAATGGACAGGCCCCCGCGATCTTGACCCGAAGGAAGCAGCCCGATGA
- a CDS encoding acetyl-CoA C-acetyltransferase, translating into MTEAYIYDAARTPRGKGRSDGSLHEVTALALSARLLNALKDRNGLDDHAVEDVIWGNVTQVMEQGGCLARSAVLASDLDQSIPGLSINRFCASGMEAVNLAASQVRAGAGAAYIAGGVEMMSRVPMGSDGAAIAADPSLAMKSHFVPQGISADIIATEYGFTRQQADALAAESQRRAAEAWAEGRFARSIVPVLDQNGLTILDRDEHMRPGTTAESLAALKPAFKDMGEVMPGFDKVAMLKYPHLGHIEHIHHAGNSSGIVDGAGAVLIGSREWGEARGLEPRARIRATAKIGTDPTIMLTGPVPVTEKILRESGLAIGDIDLFEVNEAFSAVVLRFMQAFDVSPQIVNVNGGAIAMGHPLGATGAIIIGTLLDELERQDKQIGLATLCVASGMGAATIIERV; encoded by the coding sequence ATGACCGAGGCCTATATCTATGACGCCGCCCGCACGCCGCGCGGCAAGGGGCGCAGTGACGGCAGCCTGCACGAGGTCACCGCGCTGGCGCTGTCCGCGCGGCTGCTGAACGCCCTCAAGGACCGCAACGGGCTGGACGACCATGCGGTCGAGGACGTGATCTGGGGCAATGTCACGCAGGTCATGGAACAGGGCGGCTGCCTGGCCCGCTCGGCGGTGCTGGCATCCGATCTCGACCAGTCGATTCCGGGGCTGTCGATCAACCGCTTTTGCGCCAGCGGCATGGAGGCGGTGAACCTTGCCGCCAGCCAGGTCAGGGCCGGCGCGGGCGCTGCCTATATCGCCGGCGGGGTCGAGATGATGAGCCGCGTTCCCATGGGCAGCGACGGCGCCGCCATCGCTGCCGATCCCAGCCTGGCCATGAAAAGCCATTTCGTCCCGCAGGGCATCAGCGCCGACATCATCGCCACCGAATACGGCTTTACCCGCCAGCAGGCCGACGCGCTGGCCGCCGAATCGCAGCGCCGTGCCGCCGAGGCCTGGGCCGAGGGGCGCTTTGCCCGATCCATCGTCCCGGTGCTGGACCAGAACGGGCTGACGATCCTGGACCGCGACGAACACATGCGCCCCGGCACCACCGCCGAAAGCCTTGCCGCGCTCAAGCCCGCCTTCAAGGACATGGGCGAGGTGATGCCGGGCTTCGACAAGGTGGCGATGCTGAAATACCCGCATCTTGGCCATATCGAGCACATCCACCACGCCGGAAACTCGTCGGGGATCGTGGACGGGGCCGGGGCGGTGCTGATCGGCAGCCGCGAATGGGGCGAGGCGCGCGGCCTTGAACCGCGCGCCCGCATCCGCGCCACCGCCAAGATCGGCACCGATCCGACGATCATGCTGACCGGCCCGGTCCCGGTGACGGAAAAGATCCTGCGCGAAAGCGGCCTCGCGATCGGCGACATCGACCTGTTCGAGGTGAACGAGGCGTTCTCGGCCGTCGTGCTGCGCTTCATGCAGGCCTTCGATGTCTCGCCGCAGATCGTGAACGTCAATGGCGGCGCCATCGCCATGGGCCATCCGCTGGGCGCGACGGGCGCCATCATCATCGGCACGCTGCTGGACGAGCTCGAGCGGCAGGACAAGCAGATCGGCCTTGCCACGCTGTGCGTCGCATCGGGCATGGGCGCGGCGACGATCATCGAGAGGGTGTGA
- a CDS encoding acyl-CoA dehydrogenase C-terminal domain-containing protein yields MTQYHAPTRDMQFLLHDVLRLSDADLPGHADLDRAFTQAILDAAGALARDVLAPLNAVGDREGCVLENGIVRTPSGFWAAFQAMKDGGWTGLDCDPDYGGQGMPYVLGLATGEMFVAANMAFNMYQGLTHGAYSAIHAHGTDEQKRTYLPKMVACEWTGTMNLTEPHCGTDLGMLRTRAEPQEDGSYLLSGQKIFISAGDHDLSDNVIHLVLAKAPGGGEGTRGISLFIVPKFLVNPDGSLGARNSVSVGALEHKMGIHGNATCVMNFDGARGWLLGDLHKGMRAMFTMMNEARLGVGLQGYAVAEAAYQNAVLYAKERLQGRAVTGAQNPAGPADPLIVHPDIRRALMDQKSFLEGARALAFWAAHLIDRARHGDEAAEGLVSLLTPVIKGFLTDKGFEGTVQAQQVFGGHGYIEEYGMSQFVRDARIAMIYEGANGVQALDLVGRKLAQDGGRHVMAFFDMVKSFIRENEGNAALKGDFLDPLKAASKDLQAAAMFFMERAMKNPDDALAGSFDFMHLFGHAALGFMWARMAAAAQAALDGGTGERDFLETKLATGRYYMQRQLPMTGTHLARIRSGADPVMALAADRF; encoded by the coding sequence ATGACCCAGTATCACGCCCCCACCCGCGACATGCAGTTCCTGCTGCACGATGTGCTGCGCCTTTCGGATGCTGACCTGCCCGGCCATGCCGATCTGGATCGCGCGTTCACACAGGCCATCCTTGACGCCGCCGGGGCGCTGGCGCGCGACGTGCTGGCCCCGCTGAACGCGGTGGGCGACCGCGAGGGCTGCGTGCTGGAAAACGGCATCGTGCGCACCCCTTCGGGATTCTGGGCCGCCTTTCAGGCGATGAAGGATGGCGGCTGGACGGGCCTTGACTGCGATCCCGATTATGGCGGCCAGGGGATGCCCTATGTGCTGGGCCTTGCCACGGGCGAGATGTTCGTGGCCGCCAACATGGCCTTCAACATGTATCAGGGCCTGACCCATGGCGCCTATTCGGCGATCCACGCCCATGGCACCGACGAGCAGAAGCGGACCTATCTGCCCAAGATGGTCGCCTGCGAATGGACCGGCACCATGAACCTGACCGAGCCGCATTGCGGCACCGACCTAGGCATGCTGCGCACCCGCGCCGAGCCGCAGGAGGATGGCAGCTATCTGCTGTCGGGGCAGAAGATCTTCATCTCGGCGGGCGATCACGACCTGTCGGACAACGTCATCCACCTGGTCCTTGCCAAGGCGCCGGGCGGGGGCGAGGGCACGCGCGGCATCAGCCTGTTCATCGTCCCCAAGTTCCTGGTGAACCCCGATGGCAGCCTTGGCGCGCGCAACAGCGTGTCGGTGGGCGCGCTGGAACACAAGATGGGCATCCATGGCAACGCGACCTGCGTGATGAATTTCGACGGGGCGCGCGGCTGGCTGCTGGGCGATCTGCACAAGGGCATGCGCGCCATGTTCACCATGATGAACGAGGCGCGGCTGGGTGTCGGCCTGCAGGGCTATGCGGTGGCCGAGGCGGCCTATCAGAACGCCGTCCTCTATGCGAAAGAGCGCCTGCAGGGCCGCGCCGTGACCGGGGCACAGAACCCTGCCGGCCCGGCCGACCCGCTGATCGTGCATCCCGACATCCGGCGGGCGCTGATGGATCAGAAATCCTTCCTTGAAGGGGCGCGCGCCCTGGCCTTCTGGGCCGCGCATCTGATCGACCGCGCCCGCCATGGCGACGAGGCGGCCGAGGGGCTGGTGTCGCTGCTGACCCCGGTCATCAAGGGCTTCCTGACCGACAAGGGCTTCGAGGGCACCGTGCAGGCCCAGCAGGTGTTCGGCGGCCACGGCTATATCGAGGAATACGGGATGTCGCAGTTTGTCCGCGACGCCCGCATCGCGATGATCTACGAGGGCGCGAACGGCGTGCAGGCGCTTGATCTGGTGGGCCGCAAGCTGGCGCAGGACGGGGGCCGGCATGTCATGGCCTTCTTCGACATGGTCAAGTCGTTCATCAGGGAAAACGAAGGCAATGCCGCGCTGAAGGGCGACTTTCTCGACCCGCTCAAGGCTGCGTCGAAGGATCTGCAGGCGGCGGCGATGTTCTTCATGGAACGGGCCATGAAGAACCCCGACGACGCGCTGGCGGGTTCCTTTGACTTCATGCACCTGTTCGGCCATGCGGCGCTGGGGTTCATGTGGGCGCGGATGGCGGCGGCAGCGCAGGCGGCGCTGGACGGCGGCACGGGCGAGCGCGATTTCCTGGAAACCAAGCTGGCGACGGGGCGTTATTACATGCAGCGGCAGTTGCCGATGACGGGCACGCATCTGGCCCGCATCCGGTCGGGCGCGGACCCGGTGATGGCGCTGGCCGCGGACCGGTTCTGA
- a CDS encoding MerR family transcriptional regulator, whose translation MQEGSYISFKAMCARFQVTPRTLRYYEYIELLSPRREGRARWYGPREIARMTLIMRGRRFGFSLEDIRQWLLIYQQQGTRAQYEVWVDNATRQLDVLAAQRDEIEAAMNELRALRDETLGLIAAMPGTDAPATPQPAAGPDIPPGRAP comes from the coding sequence ATGCAGGAGGGTTCCTACATCAGCTTCAAGGCGATGTGCGCCCGCTTTCAGGTCACGCCCCGCACGCTGCGCTATTACGAATACATCGAGCTGCTCAGCCCGCGGCGCGAGGGGCGGGCGCGCTGGTATGGCCCGCGCGAGATTGCCCGCATGACGCTGATCATGCGCGGGCGGCGCTTTGGCTTTTCGCTTGAGGATATCCGCCAGTGGCTGCTGATCTATCAGCAGCAGGGCACCCGCGCCCAGTATGAGGTCTGGGTCGACAACGCCACGCGCCAGCTTGATGTACTGGCCGCCCAGCGCGACGAGATCGAGGCGGCGATGAACGAGCTGAGGGCGTTGCGCGACGAAACGCTGGGGCTGATCGCGGCCATGCCCGGCACCGATGCCCCCGCCACCCCGCAGCCCGCGGCGGGGCCGGACATCCCGCCCGGCCGGGCGCCCTGA
- a CDS encoding PaaI family thioesterase — translation MAGEQGEDRALVRHMLDALPHARALGMRLVDVAAGAVEIEMPWRADLVGDPRSGVLHGGVVSALMDTCCGAAVIVHPKGSRTTATLDLRIDYLRSAVPGQAVRARAECFHVTRSVAFVRAVARDSAEESGPPVAIATGAFTIEERP, via the coding sequence ATGGCCGGCGAGCAGGGCGAGGATCGGGCGCTGGTCCGGCACATGCTGGATGCGCTGCCCCATGCGCGGGCCTTGGGGATGAGGCTGGTCGATGTCGCCGCCGGCGCGGTCGAGATCGAGATGCCCTGGCGGGCCGATCTGGTCGGCGATCCACGCAGCGGTGTCCTGCATGGCGGCGTGGTGTCGGCGCTGATGGATACCTGCTGCGGGGCTGCGGTGATCGTCCATCCCAAGGGATCGCGGACCACGGCGACGCTCGATCTGCGGATCGACTATCTGCGCTCGGCCGTGCCGGGGCAGGCTGTCCGGGCACGGGCGGAATGTTTTCACGTCACCCGCTCGGTCGCCTTTGTCAGGGCCGTGGCCCGCGACAGCGCCGAGGAGAGCGGGCCGCCCGTGGCGATCGCCACCGGCGCCTTCACCATCGAGGAGCGGCCATGA
- a CDS encoding PaaI family thioesterase, producing MTPADAPAQGIQARRDDALAGLVAAIPYAAWLGIGLDRRGDELTAIMRYDHRLIGNPALPALHGGAIAAFLETTAIIELTWAGLWAQMETLPASGAAETRAEAGAKMDEGAAALPRLPKTIDFSVDFLRAGLARDAYARASVVRQGRRYASVHVEAWQDNRARPFAQATGHFLMPGPAR from the coding sequence ATGACGCCTGCTGACGCGCCGGCCCAGGGCATCCAGGCGCGGCGCGATGATGCGCTTGCCGGCCTTGTCGCTGCCATTCCCTATGCCGCCTGGCTGGGGATCGGCCTTGACCGGCGGGGCGACGAGCTGACGGCGATCATGCGCTATGACCACCGCCTGATCGGCAATCCGGCCTTGCCTGCGCTGCATGGGGGCGCGATCGCCGCCTTTCTTGAAACCACCGCGATCATCGAACTGACCTGGGCGGGGCTGTGGGCGCAGATGGAAACCCTGCCTGCATCCGGCGCGGCAGAGACACGGGCCGAGGCGGGGGCCAAGATGGATGAGGGGGCAGCGGCCTTGCCGCGGCTGCCCAAGACCATCGACTTTTCCGTGGATTTCCTGCGCGCGGGCCTGGCGCGCGACGCCTATGCCCGTGCCAGTGTGGTGCGCCAGGGGCGGCGCTATGCCAGCGTCCATGTCGAGGCATGGCAGGACAACCGCGCCCGGCCCTTCGCGCAGGCGACGGGCCATTTCCTGATGCCCGGGCCGGCCCGGTGA